One region of Bacteroidota bacterium genomic DNA includes:
- a CDS encoding HAMP domain-containing histidine kinase, protein MRPTIRFRFVYLLLLLALLIVSGAIWYSHRLVQRLADKEERLVRFWAASYEFLFTELQDTTHTATSPEASFLVNKLILQQGAERPLSVPAIVVDERGQIVTHSFDQLETVDEPSRKARLQAELADMRQYTQGRPIVIELPGSRQYLYYRETDELRALRSYPYLMLGVLGLFMAMVLGYLWVSQRSLQNKLWVGLARETAHQLGTPISGLMAWTELLRQQPDGAALADEMDRDVQHLQVIAERFSKIGSDPKLEPLVVGPLLDNSVEYIRSRVGGSGRARVRFDYEDRLPAGCQALLNATLFHWVIENLLKNALDAMAGRSGVISLRAWLKQHTLCIEVEDQGRGIPASKKKTVFKPGYTTKKRGWGLGLSLARRIVQRFFGGKIYVLHSEPDKGTVFRIELPLAHEPSEI, encoded by the coding sequence ATGCGGCCTACTATCCGTTTTCGTTTCGTCTATCTGCTGCTGCTGCTGGCGCTCCTCATCGTGTCGGGTGCCATCTGGTACAGCCACCGGCTGGTGCAGCGGCTGGCCGACAAGGAGGAGCGGCTGGTGCGTTTCTGGGCCGCCAGCTACGAGTTTTTGTTTACCGAGCTACAGGACACCACACATACGGCCACCAGCCCCGAGGCAAGCTTTCTGGTAAACAAACTCATCCTGCAGCAGGGGGCCGAGCGCCCGCTTAGTGTGCCAGCCATTGTGGTGGACGAGCGGGGACAGATCGTAACCCACAGCTTCGACCAGCTGGAGACCGTGGATGAGCCAAGCCGCAAGGCCCGCCTGCAGGCCGAGCTGGCAGATATGCGGCAGTATACCCAGGGTAGGCCCATTGTGATAGAGCTGCCGGGTAGCCGCCAGTACCTGTACTACCGCGAGACAGACGAGCTGCGGGCCCTGCGTAGCTATCCCTACCTGATGCTGGGCGTGCTAGGCCTGTTTATGGCCATGGTGCTGGGCTACCTGTGGGTTAGCCAGCGCAGCCTGCAGAATAAGCTGTGGGTGGGCCTGGCCCGCGAGACCGCCCACCAGCTAGGCACGCCCATATCGGGCCTGATGGCCTGGACCGAACTGCTGCGCCAGCAGCCCGACGGCGCTGCCCTGGCCGATGAGATGGACCGGGATGTGCAGCATCTGCAGGTTATAGCCGAGCGCTTTAGCAAGATAGGTAGCGACCCCAAGCTGGAACCGCTGGTGGTAGGCCCGCTGCTGGATAATTCGGTGGAGTACATCCGCAGTCGCGTGGGTGGCTCTGGGCGGGCCAGGGTGCGCTTTGACTACGAAGACAGACTACCTGCAGGCTGCCAGGCCCTGCTAAATGCCACCCTCTTTCACTGGGTGATAGAAAACCTGCTGAAAAATGCCCTGGATGCCATGGCGGGCCGCAGTGGGGTTATCAGCCTGCGTGCCTGGCTGAAGCAGCACACCCTTTGTATTGAGGTGGAAGACCAGGGTAGGGGGATACCTGCCAGCAAGAAGAAGACGGTTTTCAAGCCGGGCTATACCACCAAGAAACGGGGCTGGGGCCTGGGCCTTAGCCTGGCACGACGCATCGTACAGCGCTTTTTTGGCGGAAAAATCTATGTGCTGCACAGCGAGCCGGATAAGGGCACCGTTTTCCGGATCGAGCTGCCGCTGGCCCACGAGCCCAGCGAGATATAA